A stretch of DNA from Oryza brachyantha chromosome 9, ObraRS2, whole genome shotgun sequence:
ACAGCGCCTTGTCTCGCTGAAGCAGCTGCTGTGCAATGCCGCGGCGTCCAAGAGAGACGGCCAGGTACAGCGGCGagtcgccgtcggccggcaCGACGCGGGCGAGCTCCGGGTCGGCGGACATCAGCGCGTCGACCATGTCCTCGCTGTCCAGACGGATGGCGTCGTGCAGGGCCGTCTCCCCCATCTTGTTCTGCCTCCTCGCgaacgccttcgccgccgcgtcacccgcggCGCCGCTCCTCGCCAGATCCAGGAGCCGGCGGACCATCCTGGCCCtcccggcgcgggcggcgctgTGCAGCGGCGTGTCGCCCTTCTTgttgccggcgacgaggaggtggCTGGCCTCGCCGTAGATCACCGACGCGCTGTCCAGGAACTCGGCGTCCTCGCCGCTGGACGCCACCACATGGAGGACGGAGTCCAGCCCGACGGTGACCGCGTCCGCCGGCGTCACTTCGGCATCTTCCACGGTCGGTAGGACGCagcccgcctcctcctcgacaTGCACGACGACTTCGTCTGCCGGCAGCTGGGACGAAGCCAGCGCCACCGTGCGGCCCAGCACCAGAAGACGCATCAGCTGCTCGCGATCGCCATGGCGAGCGGCCATCAGCAGCTCGGGCTGCGGCTGCATCCCATCATTCCGCTCGCTCTGGGCGGTTTGCGTCGCCATCGTCTTCTCAGAATCGGAATCCATTGTCGCGGCGTGCTACCGTGCTTCTTGTTCCTCGTCGCGTATATATGCTATTGCCTAGTTATACATGTCGAGATCTGCTGCCTCAAAGCGTGATTCAATTTTTAAGATGATTCTTCCCCAAACATCACGTAAGATCGATATGGCACGAGGAGACAGCCAGGTCACTAGGGataggaattttatatatgctcGAAAAGACTAAAGTAAATGCATGGAAGTATATATGCTATGCCTTTGTTCCAGCGTGATGACTTGATCTGTTTGGCTTTTTGGTTCTTTGCTTATCTACCGGGACACGCCAAGTTTCATCGTGTAGCATGTGGAACACAcctttgaaaaataaacaaaacatttaACTCCCAGGAGAGAAACTGGAGTATGGTCGCTCAAGATCACTCGTGGCCCTGCCTGGCTAGCTCCTAGCCGGGGCAGAACCAGGCATAGGACAGCTAGATGCTTGAGCTATAGGTCAATCTTCTTAAAATGATGTAAAATTATTacataaattctaaaaatagctAGTATTAGCTTAGTCAtacttttggatttttttctctagttCCGTCTCTGCTTATAGATAGAATTCAAGCTGAAGTAACAAACCGTAAAcaaaagaagaacaaaagCTTAAGGGTCCGCcctaatgatcaaatgtttgaaaattttaatttcatcaatcaaatttgTCCATTGccgttggatgataatctgaagTCATGCACGCAAGtaaaaaatctcatacacgTTCTCTCCCACCAGCCTCTATACATTGGACACGTGTTtaacagaagaacaaaaaatcaaatgtttgatcaatagcaaaaatgAAAGCttaataccatttttttttgcatatatgcTGTGTGGTAGCATCCAGTGGGCAAGGCAGAGCAGCACTACTCCCTTCATATGTATCTCATCAACATAACCATATTGTTCACTTATTTCtatagtgattttttttttggaacacaGGGAGTAGTTGATAACCAATGGATGCTTGATATTGTAACACAATCTTTTGCAATAAGTCAAAAGTGCAAGAGGGTTATAGTATAGGTGTTGTCTCAAGGATCAGTTGGGCCTAAAACCGTTTTCGAGCCATAGGCATTATAACGCTCCCATGAAATATTTAATTCCCAACCcatgaataaaacttaaaGCACATCAATTGGTTCAAAACTCAAAGTTGCTCCCCCCAATTTGTTGCAGCAAGATATTAAGGAAAACCGTAATACTTGCTATGCTCCTCAAAAATAGATTGTGTATGGCACTAGGCACAAACTAGCATTCTTGCAAGTGGTGGCCGCTCAACTAGAGATAGTTGCCGTCTTTGGTAGCGAGTAGTGTCACACAACTCTCAGTCGTTCATGTTGGTGTCATGCTTCATGATCCATGATGTGTGTTGAGGTGATGCCCTTAGGTTAAGTTATTGCCCACTCTTAGGCCAGGAGAAGTCTATTTTTCTCCCTCAACGATACCCTTATTTCAACTTTGGTCTGTTAACTATGAATCATTTAATTTAGTTCATCAACTCTCCAAACCTTGTATCTTTTGTCCTTGGGTCAAATCAGAGCA
This window harbors:
- the LOC121055328 gene encoding ankyrin-3-like; this translates as MDSDSEKTMATQTAQSERNDGMQPQPELLMAARHGDREQLMRLLVLGRTVALASSQLPADEVVVHVEEEAGCVLPTVEDAEVTPADAVTVGLDSVLHVVASSGEDAEFLDSASVIYGEASHLLVAGNKKGDTPLHSAARAGRARMVRRLLDLARSGAAGDAAAKAFARRQNKMGETALHDAIRLDSEDMVDALMSADPELARVVPADGDSPLYLAVSLGRRGIAQQLLQRDKALSCAGPDGKNALHAAVHKGKSKFLRIFFTVHRDGLHP